Sequence from the Pelorhabdus rhamnosifermentans genome:
TTTATTTTATTGCAAAATCCATTGGCGAAGTACAGGATATTCCGCAGGAAGATTGGGAAAAAATGTGTGATACGCATGTGGGCAGCAAAAGAAATCGGTATAAAAACGTGGATGAGGTGATGAAATGCAGGCCGCAATGATGTATGGACCCAATGATATTCGAGTAGAAGATATCCCAAGGCCGAAGTGCCCTCCCGGTGGGCTTATTTTAAAAGTCATGGCTGTAGGTCTCTGTGGTTCGGATATTCGGAATATGGCTACAGATTCCTGTAAGGGAAGATATCCGCATATCTTTGGGCATGAAATTGTTGGATTTGTTGATGAACTCGATGCGGAGGTTCCAAAGTATAAGATCGGGGATCGGCTTTATATTTATCCGGAGGATCACTGTTTAAAATGCGAGTCTTGCCGCGACGGGCATAGTGAAAACTGTACGGATCCAGGGGACTACATCGCACGGCAGGGCGGCTTTGCGGGCTACGTACCGGTAACTAAAGAACAGCTGGAAAGAGATTCTGTATTTGAGCTTCCAACTGGCGTGAGCTTTGAAAGGGCTTCTTTAAGCGAACCCTTATCTTCGGTATATGCCTGTCAGGAAAACATCGACATCACCTTAGGCGATACTGTGGTTATTATCGGCGCCGGTCCGATCGGGTGCTTTCATGCACAGCTTGCAAAATTAAGAGGCGCAGCACGGGTCATTATGCTTGAGATCAATGATGTACGGTTGGCGATGACAAAGCGTTTTGGTGCGGACTTCATCATTAACAGCACAAAAGAAGATCCGGTTCAGCGAGTAAAGGAAATCACCGAAGGCAGGGGCGCAGATAAGGTTATATCTGCAAATCCGTCGGTACAGGCGCAGGCACAAAGTATCTATATGGCAAGGCAGGGTGGAATTGTTGTCTTCTTTGGCGGTGTTCCGAAAGGCAGTTTGTGTGAATTGGATACGAACTATATCCATTATCATAACCTTTGGATTTACGGACATTTCGGGGCGAGCAGCCTGCAGGTACAAAAAGCCTTCGAACTTGCAATTTCAGAAAAATTTCCGGCGGATAAATTTATAACACATGTTTTTCCGCTGAAAGAAATTAACCAGGGAATAGAACTTGCCCGAAATGGAGAGGCAATCAAGGTGGTATTACTTCCAAATAGAAGTATTGCTATAAATTAAGATCGGAGAGGGGTTATAAAAATGATCAAGGGTTTAGTTGCGTGTGGGAGCGGTATTGCTACATCAACAGTCGCACAGGAAGCTGTCAAAAAGATCCTGGCAGAAGCAAATATCCAAGCGACCATCACCAAAGGGAGTCTTACGGAAATCCCGGTAAAACAAGATGCAGTAGATATTATTTTTGTTACTTCAAACTACAACGAACCAACAAAAAAACCACTTATTAAAGTATTTGGCTTGATTTCAGGAATCAACAAGGAAGGCATTAAAAAGAAAATCATCGAAACCTGCAGAAAAATTGAAAGTGAAAGAGTGGGGGGCTGATAACCTATGGATGTGTTGTTAAGTGTAGTGCAAACTATTCTGGGGATGGGCGCCGTTGTTATTCTGCCAATTATGATTTTTATTTTGGGTCTTGTTTTCAGAATGAGAGTAGGCGCATCTTTACAGGCCGGTCTTATGATTGGTATCGGGTTCCAGGGGCTCCTTTTGGTTATTGGTCTTTTGATGTCCTGTATTAAACCGGTTGTTGAATACTATCAGGGGATGGGAAGCGGTTTTACCACCGTCGATATCGGCTGGGCTGCTTTGGGGGCTGCGTCATGGACGGTTCCTTTTGCACCGATTGCAGTTCCGCTCATTATTTTGGCGAATGTGATTTTAATAAAATTCGGTTGGACAAAAGTCATGAATGTTGATATGTGGAATTTTATTCACTTCCTTATTCCCGGTGCACTCGCGTATGTACTCTTTAACAGCGTTATTCTTGGAATTGTCGTTACCGTTGGTCTCTCGATTGTGGCATTGTTTATCTCGGAAAGAGTGGCTCCGTATTGGGAAAAAATATATGGGCTTGAAGGAACAACGTGTACATGTCTCTCGTTTATCAGCTACATGTGGCCTTTGGCAATTGTCGTCAATAAAATTATCGATTATATTCCAGGCCTCAACAAGATGGAAGTGGATTTGAGCAGTCTTCAGTCGAAAGTTGGTTTTTTCGGAAATCCGGCATTCATCGGTTTAGTTGTTGGTATTTTGCTTGGCTTTGTTACACAGCAGCCGTTTACTGTCATCGCGATGATCGGTATGGGGCTTGCTAGTGTCCTGCTTTTGATTCCGCGTATGGTTGCTGTCATGATGGAAGGTTTGACTCCGATTGGCAATGTAGCAAATGATTTTATGAAAAAGCATGTGGGTGAAGATGTAAATATTTATATTGGTATGGATGTCTGCCTCGGTCTTGGCCATCCGGCATGTATTGTCTGTACAGCACTTTGCATTCCGTTTACGATTCTGCTGGCGTTTATTATTCCGGGCATGTCCTATTTCCCTATTGGGTTGCTCACCTCGGTGTGCTATATCACAGTTATGTGTGTTATGGCCAGTGAAGGCAAGCTGGTAAGATCTCTTATCTGTTGTATGGTAAGCATGGTTCTTATCACCTGGGGTGCGAATCTGTTTGCTGTAGAGGCTACGGCTCTTGTAAATTCAACGCAGATGCATGTAAATGGTCTTATTACAGATGGGTACTTCGGGTTCAACCTGCCAGCGATTATTATAAGCTTGTTATCGAGAGCTCTGGGATAAATGGATACGAAAAAATTATACGAGGGGTTTTTGTTATGAGTGAGAGAGCTTATATTGCTATTGAAGGCCATGCAGAAAACTGGGAAGAGGCTCTTAATCTTTGTAGCGCTGAGCTGATGAAAAATGCTTGTATAGGCGAGGATTTTGCGAAAGCGTGTGTAGAAAGAGAAAAGCAGTTCCCAACGGGTCTGCCAACAGCTATTCCGGTAGCAATACCGCATGCAGCATCCGAGGAAGTCTATAAGACAGCGGTTTGTGTGTTGAAATTGGACGAGCCTGTGAAATTTTATCGTATGGATGTAACAGAGGAAGCCATCGAAGTAAAGCTTGTCTTTAATCTAGCGGTTAAAGGGCGGGATGCGCATCTTGATTTTTTGCAAAAGCTGATTGGGTTCGTGATGGATGAAAAGCGGTTAAAGAAGTGTACGGAACTATCTGTGAAGGATATCCCAGCTTATTTGGAATCCGGGATCGTTTAAAAGAGCATATGGCTGGTTAGGTTGTGCCGACTGCAGAAAAAATAGCAGTCTGGGGCTGGCTACAAGCAGAAAAGGAGAATTATTACTATGAAAGAAATAAAGTTATCGCCGTCTATTTTTGCAGCAGATATTGTGAACTTAAAAGAACTGCTTGCTGTATTGGAAAAGAATAACGTGGATCTTCTGCATGTGGATGTGATGGATGGTTCATTTGTAAACCGCCTAGCTTTTGGTGGAGATCATATTCGGATGTTGAAGAAAAGCACGCATATTCCGTTGGATGTGCATATGATGGTCGTACACCCTGAGCGTTATATTGAATCTTTTATCGATGCCGGGGCCGATATCATTACGGTGCATCAGGAATCCACGGCGATGCTGTACCACTGTCTGCAACTGATAAGAAACAGAGGGAAAAAGGCCGGCGTTGTATTGAGTCCGGCGACCTGCACGGCTACGATTGAATATGTCCTGGATTTAGTGGATATGGTACTGATCATGACGGTAAACCCCGGGGATGGAAAACAAACTTTTCTGCAGGAAATGCTGCCAAAGATAAGAGCCGTAAAAATCATGGTTGGAGATAAGAAAATTGATATTGAAGTCGATGGCAGCATTGATGACAAAACGGCAGCGCTTTGTCTGAAGGCCGGAGCAAACGTTTTTGTGTCCGGCGGGTATGTCTTTGGAAACGAGATCGAAGATCGGATTCAAAAATTACAGAAAGTCCTAGGGCTTCATTGAGGCGGTGCAGGATGAAAGAGTTAAATTGTATTGTTGAAGAATTACAGGAAGCTGTAAGGAGACTTGAGTTAATGGAAGCCGATTCATTCGTTGCGGCGATGAAAATGGCCAAAAGAATTTTCGTTTACGGGACAGGTCGCAGCGGCCTCATGCTGAAAGCTTTCGCTATGCGGCTCATGCAGCTCGATTATGAGGTTTATGTCATTGGGGAGACGATTACGCCGTCTGTGGGGAAAGGTGATTTGTTGATTGTGGCTTCGGCCTCCGGAGAAACCGAAAGTGTGTGCAGAACTGTCCGGTTTGCGCAGGGGAGCGGCGCATCTGTTGTCACGATTACCGCGGATTCAGCATCCAGAATGGCGAAAATACAAAAACCGCTGATTGTGATTGAGTCGGCTACAAAATTTTCTTTATCAAAAGCTAGTGTACAGCCTTTAGGAAGTTTGTTTGAACAAATGCTTTTATTGTTGCTGGATGGAATCAGCATGCGTATTGGTTTTATGCATAAGAATGGAAATGTTGGCATGGCGAAACGCCATGCTAACATTGAGTAATCAAGGTTAGGGAGATGGGTTGAATGAAATCGTTAAAATTTTATGGCGCAAGAGATATTCGTTTTGAGAATGCAAAAGATCCGGTCATCCAGAACAGCAAAGAAGTAAAAGTCAAAGTAAAGGCTGTAGGTATCTGTGGATCCGATACTTCGCGCTATGCAAAACTTGGACCGTATGTTCCAGGTATGGTATGGGGACATGAATTTTCTGGCGAGGTCATAGAAGTTGGCGCAGATGTAACGAAAGTGAAACAAGGCCAAAAGGTAACTGCCTGTCCGGCTCTTTACTGCGGAGAATGCGATTCCTGCAAAAAAGCAAAATATGCGCAGTGTGAACACCTGGATGTTATTGGGGCGCACCGCTATGGTGCGTTTGCAGAATATATTGTATTGCCGGAAGAAAATATTGTGCCGGTACCGGACAATGTAAATTATGACGATGCAGCTGTTGTTGAACCATCTTGCGTAGTGATACACGGTTATTATAAAACAGGGATTAAAGCCGGTGATACCGTAGCGGTTATCGGATGTGGGACGATTGGGCTTTTGGCTATTCAGTGGGCAAAGATTTTTGGCGCAAAATCGGTTATTGCCATCGATATTGATGATATAAAACTTGGAATGGCAAAAGAAGTCGGCGCCGATATTACCATCAATTCCATGGGCAAAGAGCCGTTTGAAGAAGTTTATAAGGTTACGGATAATAAGGGAGTGGATATATCGGTAGAATCTGCCGGCACACCCATCACATCCGCACAAGCCTTTTCTCTGACGGGTAAAGGCGGTAAAGTCTTGTTTGTTGGCATTCCATATGGAGATGTCCTGGTAAAGCGCCTCTATTTTGAAAAGATTGTACGCAACGAATTGCAGGTATTTGGCTCATGGAATACGATTTCGGCACCGTTTCCTGGACAGGAATGGGAAACATGTGTGCACTTTATTAAGAACGGACAGCTGAAAATTGGACCGTTGATTACACATCGTTATCCGCTGAGTGCAGGTCCGCAGGCCTTTGAAATGATAACAGAACGGAAAGAGCATTTTGGGAAAATCATTTTCCATCCGGAAGAGTAATGTAAGGAGATGTTGAAATTGAAACCGATCCTTGTAATCGGATCCGATCACGCCGGATACCGGATGAAGCAGTTCATTATAAAAAATTTGAAAGAAAAAGGCTATCTTGTAGAGGACAAGGGGCCGTTCAATGAGGATTCTGTTGATGCAGGTATCTATGCGGTGGCTGTCGGCGAAGACGTCGCAGCGCATCCGGCGGAGAAAAAAGGCATTTTGATTTGCGGGACAGGCATTGGCATGTCTATGATGGCGAATAAAGTAAAGGGCATTCGTGCATCTCTTGTATCGGATCTTTTTTCAGCAGAGATGACACGGGCGCATAATGATGCGAATGTTCTTTGCATGGGTGCACGCGTTGTTGCGGAGCCTATCGCCTGGGAGTTCACAAGGGTCTGGCTCACTACCAAGCATTTAGGGGGAAAGTACTCGGTACGTGTGCAGCATATGATGGATTATGAGACAAAAAGGGAAGAAAAATAGGAGACGCGATGTGCCTGCAGCGTTGCGGGCAGATAAAGGCTGAATACTTTTTGTGGGGGGAAAGAAAATCATGATAAAAGAAGAATTTGAACGTAGAGCCAAGCAGGTGCGGAAAAATATTGTGCAGATGATTGCTGCCGCAGGCTCCGGGCATCCGGGCGGATCGCTTTCGGTTGCCGATATTCTTGTAGTTCTCTACTTTGACGCGATGCATATCGATGCAAAAAATCCGGGATTGGAAACGCGGGATCGATTCGTACTCTCAAAAGGACATAGTGCTCCGGCACTTTATGCGGTGCTTGCAGAACGGGGATATTTCCCGAAAGAAGAGCTTATGAAGCTCAGAAAATGCGGTGCTATGTTGCAGGGACACCCGGATATGAAACGCATTCCAGGCGTCGATATGTCGACCGGATCTTTGGGACAAGGTCTTTCGGCAGCTAATGGAATGGCGCTGTCGGCTAAACTCGATCAGGCGGACTGGCGTGTCTACGTGGTTGTCGGAGATGGCGAACTGCAGGAAGGCCAAATCTGGGAGGCAGTGATGTCAAGCGCCCATTACGGCCTCGATAATCTCACGCTTTTTGTTGACCACAACGGACTGCAGATTGACGGTACAAATGACGAGGTCATGAAAGTTATGCCGATCGCCGAAAAATTCCGTGTTTTTGGCTGGAATGCGATTGAGATCAATGGGCATGACTTTGAAGAAATTTGTTCGGCCATTCAGCTGGCTAAGCATACCAAAGGGCGTCCAACGGTTATTGTTGCCGAGACTGTAAAAGGTAAAGGCGTATCCTTTATGGAAAACCAGGTAGGCTGGCATGGAAAGGCACTGGACGAAGTGCAGTGCCGTCAGGCTTTGGAAGAACTTACAGGAGGCGAAGCATAATGGGAATAGCAACAAGAGCAGCCTATGGCAAAATTCTTGAAACCGAACTTTATAAAAATGAAAAAGTCGTTGTACTGGATGCGGATCTTGGAAACGCGACAAAATCGATGTCTTTCAAAGAAGCTGCACCCAAGCGTTATTTTGATATGGGGATTTCCGAGCAGGATATGATGGGAACAGCGGCAGGTCTTGCGGCAAGCGGTAAAGTGCCAATCGCAAGTACATTTGCGGTATTTGCGGCAGGCAGAGCTTTTGGGCAAATCCGTAATTCCATCGCCTATCCGAAGCTCAACGTAAAAATTGCGGCAACACATGCCGGGCTTACGGTCGGTGAAGACGGAGGAAGCCATCAGGCAGTTGAAGATATCGCATTGATGCGCAGCCTGCCGAACATGACCGTCATCAATCCGGCAGATGCGAAAGAAGCGGAAGAAGTGCTGAAAGCAGCGGTGCAGTACTACGGTCCGGTCTATATTCGCCTGGGGCGTGCAGCCGTGGAAGATCTTCATGATGAGCATTATCAGTTTAACTGGGGCAAAGGGGAAATCCTTTTGGAAGGCAAAGACGTGGGCATTATCGCGACAGGCATTATGGTTGGCAAAGCGCTGGCTGTAGCCGCGGAGCTCGCGAAAGAAGGCATAGAAGCCAGAGTCATCAATATGCATACGATTAAGCCGATTGACCGAACGCTGATTCTTGAAACAGCAGAGCTTACAGGGAAGATTGTAACCGCGGAAGAACACAGTGTGATCGGCGGACTCGGCTCCGCTGTCAGTGAAGTGCTTTCGCAGGAGCGCCCGACAAAAATGGCGATGGTGGGGATTCAGGACAGCTTTGGAGAATCCGGATCGCCGAAAGACCTTTTAGAAAAATATGGTCTTACGGAAAAAGATATTATGCTTGCGGTAAAAAAAATTATAAAATATGCGTAACGAAATATACATATGAGAGATTACTCTTTTACAGTCGGAATAATATGCCCCTTGGAGGGCTGCAACTTCAGGCGAAACAATGCTTCGAAAAGTCAAGCTAATGCTTGGAGTGGAATTGAAATTATGCATAGGATCAAGAAAGGGCAGGTTGAAGAAATTCAATTTGCCCTTTTTGAGGTTGAATTTGCATCGGCTCGCGAAACTGCAGGTCTTTTGCTTCGAAGGACGTTAGTGTGGTAAGATATGACTATTGGACGGATATTGCGTTCTCATGTGCAAGTCGTGATTTTGGGCTGAAAGTTTGAATTGCATTAGTTCTATGATAAACGGAGGTCTTTATGTCTATTTGGGTAAAATTTATTCAATATTATAAACCCTATCGATGGTTATTTTATGCCGATTTGACTTGTGCATCGATAGTTTCTCTGGTGGATATTACATTTCCTCAGATCCTCTATTTTCTTACCCATGGTATTTTTACGCGGAGTGCGGTGGAAATTACGCAGGTACTGGGGATTGTGGCTGCCGGGATGAGTGTCATGTACGGAATTCGCTATGGCTGCCAGTATTTTATTACCACCTGGGGACACATTATGGGGGCGCGGATGGAAAGCGATATGCGTCAGGACCTGTTTGACCATTACCAGCGGCTGTCCTTTTCTTATTATGATCGCAACAATACTGGAGAGATGATGTCAAAGTTAGTGTCCGATTTATTTGATATTTCCGAG
This genomic interval carries:
- a CDS encoding zinc-binding dehydrogenase, translated to MQAAMMYGPNDIRVEDIPRPKCPPGGLILKVMAVGLCGSDIRNMATDSCKGRYPHIFGHEIVGFVDELDAEVPKYKIGDRLYIYPEDHCLKCESCRDGHSENCTDPGDYIARQGGFAGYVPVTKEQLERDSVFELPTGVSFERASLSEPLSSVYACQENIDITLGDTVVIIGAGPIGCFHAQLAKLRGAARVIMLEINDVRLAMTKRFGADFIINSTKEDPVQRVKEITEGRGADKVISANPSVQAQAQSIYMARQGGIVVFFGGVPKGSLCELDTNYIHYHNLWIYGHFGASSLQVQKAFELAISEKFPADKFITHVFPLKEINQGIELARNGEAIKVVLLPNRSIAIN
- a CDS encoding PTS sugar transporter subunit IIB, giving the protein MIKGLVACGSGIATSTVAQEAVKKILAEANIQATITKGSLTEIPVKQDAVDIIFVTSNYNEPTKKPLIKVFGLISGINKEGIKKKIIETCRKIESERVGG
- a CDS encoding PTS transporter subunit IIC → MDVLLSVVQTILGMGAVVILPIMIFILGLVFRMRVGASLQAGLMIGIGFQGLLLVIGLLMSCIKPVVEYYQGMGSGFTTVDIGWAALGAASWTVPFAPIAVPLIILANVILIKFGWTKVMNVDMWNFIHFLIPGALAYVLFNSVILGIVVTVGLSIVALFISERVAPYWEKIYGLEGTTCTCLSFISYMWPLAIVVNKIIDYIPGLNKMEVDLSSLQSKVGFFGNPAFIGLVVGILLGFVTQQPFTVIAMIGMGLASVLLLIPRMVAVMMEGLTPIGNVANDFMKKHVGEDVNIYIGMDVCLGLGHPACIVCTALCIPFTILLAFIIPGMSYFPIGLLTSVCYITVMCVMASEGKLVRSLICCMVSMVLITWGANLFAVEATALVNSTQMHVNGLITDGYFGFNLPAIIISLLSRALG
- a CDS encoding PTS sugar transporter subunit IIA, giving the protein MSERAYIAIEGHAENWEEALNLCSAELMKNACIGEDFAKACVEREKQFPTGLPTAIPVAIPHAASEEVYKTAVCVLKLDEPVKFYRMDVTEEAIEVKLVFNLAVKGRDAHLDFLQKLIGFVMDEKRLKKCTELSVKDIPAYLESGIV
- the rpe gene encoding ribulose-phosphate 3-epimerase, whose protein sequence is MKEIKLSPSIFAADIVNLKELLAVLEKNNVDLLHVDVMDGSFVNRLAFGGDHIRMLKKSTHIPLDVHMMVVHPERYIESFIDAGADIITVHQESTAMLYHCLQLIRNRGKKAGVVLSPATCTATIEYVLDLVDMVLIMTVNPGDGKQTFLQEMLPKIRAVKIMVGDKKIDIEVDGSIDDKTAALCLKAGANVFVSGGYVFGNEIEDRIQKLQKVLGLH
- the hxlB gene encoding 6-phospho-3-hexuloisomerase, with protein sequence MKELNCIVEELQEAVRRLELMEADSFVAAMKMAKRIFVYGTGRSGLMLKAFAMRLMQLDYEVYVIGETITPSVGKGDLLIVASASGETESVCRTVRFAQGSGASVVTITADSASRMAKIQKPLIVIESATKFSLSKASVQPLGSLFEQMLLLLLDGISMRIGFMHKNGNVGMAKRHANIE
- a CDS encoding galactitol-1-phosphate 5-dehydrogenase; this encodes MKSLKFYGARDIRFENAKDPVIQNSKEVKVKVKAVGICGSDTSRYAKLGPYVPGMVWGHEFSGEVIEVGADVTKVKQGQKVTACPALYCGECDSCKKAKYAQCEHLDVIGAHRYGAFAEYIVLPEENIVPVPDNVNYDDAAVVEPSCVVIHGYYKTGIKAGDTVAVIGCGTIGLLAIQWAKIFGAKSVIAIDIDDIKLGMAKEVGADITINSMGKEPFEEVYKVTDNKGVDISVESAGTPITSAQAFSLTGKGGKVLFVGIPYGDVLVKRLYFEKIVRNELQVFGSWNTISAPFPGQEWETCVHFIKNGQLKIGPLITHRYPLSAGPQAFEMITERKEHFGKIIFHPEE
- the rpiB gene encoding ribose 5-phosphate isomerase B, encoding MKPILVIGSDHAGYRMKQFIIKNLKEKGYLVEDKGPFNEDSVDAGIYAVAVGEDVAAHPAEKKGILICGTGIGMSMMANKVKGIRASLVSDLFSAEMTRAHNDANVLCMGARVVAEPIAWEFTRVWLTTKHLGGKYSVRVQHMMDYETKREEK
- a CDS encoding transketolase, which translates into the protein MIKEEFERRAKQVRKNIVQMIAAAGSGHPGGSLSVADILVVLYFDAMHIDAKNPGLETRDRFVLSKGHSAPALYAVLAERGYFPKEELMKLRKCGAMLQGHPDMKRIPGVDMSTGSLGQGLSAANGMALSAKLDQADWRVYVVVGDGELQEGQIWEAVMSSAHYGLDNLTLFVDHNGLQIDGTNDEVMKVMPIAEKFRVFGWNAIEINGHDFEEICSAIQLAKHTKGRPTVIVAETVKGKGVSFMENQVGWHGKALDEVQCRQALEELTGGEA
- a CDS encoding transketolase family protein; this encodes MGIATRAAYGKILETELYKNEKVVVLDADLGNATKSMSFKEAAPKRYFDMGISEQDMMGTAAGLAASGKVPIASTFAVFAAGRAFGQIRNSIAYPKLNVKIAATHAGLTVGEDGGSHQAVEDIALMRSLPNMTVINPADAKEAEEVLKAAVQYYGPVYIRLGRAAVEDLHDEHYQFNWGKGEILLEGKDVGIIATGIMVGKALAVAAELAKEGIEARVINMHTIKPIDRTLILETAELTGKIVTAEEHSVIGGLGSAVSEVLSQERPTKMAMVGIQDSFGESGSPKDLLEKYGLTEKDIMLAVKKIIKYA